One Electrophorus electricus isolate fEleEle1 chromosome 10, fEleEle1.pri, whole genome shotgun sequence genomic region harbors:
- the plekhf2 gene encoding pleckstrin homology domain-containing family F member 2, which translates to MVDRLANSEANSKRIAVVESCFGTAGQPLAIPGRVLIGEGVLTKLCRKKPKARQFFLFNDILVYGNIVIQKKKYNKQHIIPLESVTIDTVADEGDLRNGWLIKTPTKSFAVYAATATEKSEWMSHINKCVSDLLEKSGKAPSGEHAAVWVPDSEASVCMRCQKVKFTPVSRRHHCRKCGFVVCGPCSEKKFLLPSQSSKPVRVCEFCYEQLSTGATLPPRSNSYSRQPCSTNVSDDDDEDDSSD; encoded by the coding sequence ATGGTGGACCGCTTGGCAAACAGCGAAGCCAACTCCAAGCGCATTGCAGTGGTGGAGAGCTGCTTTGGCACGGCTGGACAGCCCCTAGCCATCCCAGGCCGTGTGCTCATCGGCGAGGGTGTGCTCACCAAGCTGTGCCGTAAAAAGCCCAAAGCCCGGCAGTTCTTCCTCTTCAACGACATCCTTGTGTATGGCAACATCGTCATCCAGAAGAAGAAGTACAACAAGCAGCACATCATCCCATTGGAGAGTGTCACCATCGACACTGTGGCTGACGAGGGCGACCTGCGCAATGGATGGCTCATCAAGACACCCACCAAATCCTTCGCCGTGTACGCTGCCACAGCCACAGAGAAGTCCGAGTGGATGAGCCACATTAACAAGTGTGTGTCAGACCTGCTGGAGAAGAGTGGGAAGGCGCCCAGTGGCGAGCATGCTGCTGTGTGGGTGCCTGATTCGGAggcgtctgtgtgcatgcgaTGCCAGAAGGTGAAGTTCACGCCTGTTAGCAGGCGCCACCACTGCAGGAAATGCGGCTTTGTTGTGTGTGGGCCCTGCTCTGAGAAGAAGTTCCTGCTGCCCAGCCAGTCGTCCAAGccagtgcgcgtgtgtgagttcTGCTATGAGCAGCTCTCCACGGGGGCAACCCTGCCCCCTCGTTCGAACTCCTACAGCCGGCAACCCTGCAGCACCAACGTGTCtgatgacgatgatgaagaTGACAGCAGTGACTGA